From Variovorax sp. J2L1-78, the proteins below share one genomic window:
- a CDS encoding TetR/AcrR family transcriptional regulator gives MSSASLAVPAESTRAQILRVARQLIQTRSYLGFSFQDLADQIGIRKASLYHHFPTKEALGVEVLREAGQGFRDWAAKPRAAEVALEAYFRMYRQAMKAGAAVCPAGALAPGWDCINEELRQTVRELRSTQVMWLTGVLGALVHDAKPPVSAGALAAYVFAACQGALLSARMTGRVEDFDEAIAQLRQSIPR, from the coding sequence ATGTCCAGCGCCTCCCTGGCCGTTCCGGCCGAATCCACCCGCGCGCAGATCCTGCGCGTCGCGCGCCAGCTGATCCAGACGCGCTCGTACCTAGGCTTCAGCTTCCAGGACCTGGCCGACCAGATCGGCATCCGCAAGGCGAGCCTGTACCACCACTTCCCGACCAAGGAAGCGCTCGGCGTCGAGGTGCTGCGCGAGGCCGGCCAGGGCTTTCGCGACTGGGCCGCCAAGCCGCGTGCCGCCGAGGTCGCGCTCGAGGCTTACTTCCGCATGTATCGCCAGGCGATGAAGGCCGGAGCGGCTGTGTGCCCCGCGGGTGCCCTGGCGCCGGGCTGGGACTGCATCAACGAAGAGCTGCGCCAGACCGTGCGCGAACTGCGCAGCACGCAGGTGATGTGGCTCACCGGCGTGCTCGGTGCACTGGTGCACGACGCGAAGCCGCCGGTGTCGGCCGGTGCGCTGGCCGCATATGTGTTCGCAGCCTGTCAGGGGGCGCTGCTGTCGGCGCGGATGACCGGCCGTGTCGAGGATTTCGACGAGGCCATCGCGCAACTCAGGCAATCGATCCCGCGCTGA
- a CDS encoding Bug family tripartite tricarboxylate transporter substrate binding protein, protein MDSRISRRAALAWSAVALAAVGTLCGTTAVAQTLPKTLRIIVAYPAGGVSDAVARALADKLAAQMNIAVVIENKAGASGSIGMDAVAKAAPDGATLGFSAISPLVLNPHLGRSPFDPLKDILPIASVMYSPVLLMATSASTSKDFAGLLADARAKPGAIRWATSGQASLGHIMLEQLRAAARIEVTHVPYKGGGQQMNDALGGQFEVLSTNAGATLSQHIQAGKLRPLAVGAPARLDSLPNVPTLAELGYPAANLSSLFGVFAPAGLPQPLAARYNAEINKALATPDLRAKLTATDNVPTGGAAADFAKAIAAEYEADGRVIKAAGIKAD, encoded by the coding sequence ATGGACTCCCGAATTTCGCGGCGCGCCGCGCTGGCCTGGTCCGCCGTGGCGCTCGCCGCTGTCGGCACGCTGTGCGGCACAACGGCGGTGGCGCAGACCCTTCCCAAAACCCTGCGCATCATCGTGGCCTACCCCGCCGGCGGCGTGAGCGACGCGGTGGCGCGTGCCCTGGCCGACAAGCTGGCGGCGCAGATGAACATCGCGGTCGTGATCGAGAACAAGGCCGGCGCGAGCGGCAGCATCGGCATGGACGCGGTCGCCAAGGCCGCGCCCGACGGCGCCACGCTGGGCTTCTCGGCGATCAGCCCGCTGGTGCTGAACCCGCACCTGGGCCGCTCGCCCTTCGATCCGCTCAAGGACATCCTGCCCATCGCCAGCGTCATGTATTCGCCCGTGCTGCTGATGGCGACTTCGGCCAGCACGAGCAAGGACTTCGCCGGCCTACTGGCCGACGCCAGGGCCAAGCCCGGCGCGATCCGCTGGGCCACCTCGGGCCAAGCCTCGCTCGGCCACATCATGCTGGAGCAGCTGCGTGCCGCCGCGCGCATCGAGGTGACGCACGTGCCGTACAAGGGCGGCGGCCAGCAGATGAACGACGCGCTGGGCGGTCAGTTCGAGGTGCTGTCGACCAATGCCGGTGCCACGCTGTCGCAGCACATCCAGGCCGGCAAGCTGCGGCCGCTGGCCGTCGGCGCACCGGCGCGGCTCGACAGCCTGCCCAACGTGCCCACGCTGGCCGAACTGGGTTACCCGGCCGCCAACCTGTCGTCGCTGTTCGGCGTGTTCGCGCCGGCCGGCTTGCCGCAGCCGCTGGCCGCGCGCTACAACGCCGAGATCAACAAGGCGCTCGCCACCCCCGACCTGCGCGCCAAGCTGACCGCCACCGACAACGTGCCGACCGGCGGTGCTGCGGCGGATTTCGCCAAGGCGATCGCCGCCGAGTACGAGGCCGACGGCCGGGTCATCAAGGCGGCCGGCATCAAGGCCGACTGA